From a single Lolium rigidum isolate FL_2022 chromosome 7, APGP_CSIRO_Lrig_0.1, whole genome shotgun sequence genomic region:
- the LOC124675519 gene encoding heavy metal-associated isoprenylated plant protein 27-like — translation MGIVDVVSEYCSLPRTRRHIKKRKQFQTVEMKVRIDCEGCERKVKKALDDMKGVSSVEVLAKQNKVTVTGYVDAAKVIRRVAYKTGKRVEPWPYVPYEMVAHPYAPGAYDKRAPAGYVRNVIGDPSAAPLARASSTETRYTAAFSDENPNACSVM, via the exons ATGGGCATCGTGGACGTCGTCTCCGAGTACTGCTCCCTGCCCAGGACTCGCCGCCACATCAAGAAGAGGAAACAGTTCCAG ACGGTGGAGATGAAGGTCAGGATCGACTGCGAAGGCTGCGAGAGGAAGGTGAAGAAGGCCCTCGACGACATGAAAG GCGTGAGCTCGGTGGAGGTGCTGGCGAAGCAGAACAAGGTGACGGTGACGGGGTACGTGGACGCGGCCAAGGTCATCCGCCGCGTCGCCTACAAGACCGGCAAGCGGGTGGAGCCGTGGCCGTACGTGCCGTACGAGATGGTGGCGCACCCCTACGCGCCCGGGGCCTACGACAAGCGCGCGCCGGCCGGCTACGTCCGCAACGTCATCGGCGACCCCTCCGCCGCGCCGCTCGCCAGGGCCTCCTCCACCGAGACTAGGTACACCGCGGCGTTCAGCGACGAGAACCCCAACGCATGCTCCGTCATGTGA
- the LOC124674866 gene encoding prostaglandin E synthase 2-like — protein sequence MRSLRAAQSLASRSRLLSARALHGATAASYPAAAAAGGSRWGNPHPPPPSPTPSSRALQGGIAGAVSFSLTFATVAAAEVQAKERLPADLLPQNVVLYQYQACPFCNKVRAFLDYHDIPYKVVEVNPLSKKEIKWSEYKKVPILTVDGENLVDSSDIINKLQRKISPDVESTGEEETKWRRWVDEHLVHVLSPNIYRTTSEALESFDYIANNGNFSFTERFAVKYAGAAAMYFVSKKLKKKYNITDERASLYDAANTWTEALNGRNFLGGAKPNLADLAVFGVLRPIRYLRSGKDMVEHTQIGEWYQRMEDAVGEPSRIEEGRE from the exons ATGAGGTCGCTCCGCGCGGCGCAGTCCCTCGCCTCCCGCTCGCGCCTCCTCTCCGCGCGCGCGCTCCacggcgccaccgccgcctcctaccccgccgccgccgccgcggggggcAGCCGCTGGGGCAACCCCCaccccccgccgccgtcgccgacgccGTCGTCGCGGGCGCTGCAGGGCGGGATCGCCGGCGCGGTATCCTTCTCCCTGACCTTCGCCACCGTGGCGGCCGCCGAGGTGCAGGCCAAGGAGCGGCTGCCCGCGGATCTGCTGCCGCAGAACGTCGTGCTCTACCAGTACCAGgcctgccccttctgcaacaaggTCAGAG CTTTTCTAGACTATCATGACATACCCTACAAAGTTGTGGAAGTTAATCCACTGAGTAAAAAGGAAATCAAGTGGTCTGAATACAAGAAGGTCCCAATATTGACGGTAGATGGTGAAAATCTGGTAGATTCATCAG ACATAATCAATAAATTACAGCGCAAGATAAGCCCTGATGTTGAGTCCACTGGTGAAGAAGAAACAAAATGGCGCAG GTGGGTTGACGAGCACCTGGTGCATGTATTGTCACCAAATATATACCGCACGACTTCAGAGGCTTTAGAGTCTTTTGATTATATTGCAAACAATG GCAACTTCAGTTTTACCGAGCGGTTTGCTGTGAAGTATGCTGGTGCTGCAGCAATGTACTTTGTGTCCAAGAAGCTTAAGAAGAAGTACAACATTACAGATGAGCGTGCTTCACTGTATGATGCTGCCAACACATGGACGGAAGCCCTGAATGGAAGAAACTTTCTTG GTGGCGCCAAGCCGAACTTGGCTGATCTTGCAGTATTTGGTGTTCTGAGACCGATCCGCTACTTGAGATCTGGAAAGGATATGGTTGAGCACACTCAAATTGGTGAGTGGTACCAACGGATGGAAGATGCGGTTGGAGAACCATCAAGAATCGAGGAGGGCCGGGAGTAG